The Alnus glutinosa chromosome 3, dhAlnGlut1.1, whole genome shotgun sequence nucleotide sequence AAgggttaatcttaaaaaaaaattgttagatttGTGCAAGAATTATTACTCATTCAATTATagatttgcaaaaaataaaataaaaaaatgtataaacgATGTACACAAAAATATGACACCAAACACATTTCATTGGTTATTGAGCAAATTTTGCTTCGGTCTATTTGGTAAAAAATTGGCTCATTCAATAGAAAAGAGATATGATTCTttaccacttaaatatacaatttttcatcgagggttgattggtgcacaacagttgtgcaactATTGTACACTTTTGTAGACACATGGGGTGGGACCCATATGGTGTGTCTACAAACTTGCACAATAACAATGGTTGtgtaagagtttttttttctctttttcaccACATTATCTATGTGGCTTTAgagttattttaaaataaaataaagtagggGACTACCTTATTATATAGACAAAGTagtcaaaaattatatatttaaatagtagAGAATCATATCTCATAGAGTAACACACGGAGACAAAATCTATCCTCCCATATATATTTGCAATAATGGTAACAATTAATATCAGTACATTTAATTGATATCTCTTCCTCTGCTGAAtgaactaaagaaaaaaaatctaattaattAGTCTTCCTACATTAACGTACCGATATTAAAAGAAACAGTAATagatcataatcataaatataaatataccTACTACCACCAACAAAACAGATATAATTGTAACCAAGAGAGGGTAGGGCGAGTTATTTCTTTGGACGGTTTGGTTCCATGAGGGTGTACATGATCCATCACAATGAGGAGAGTTTTTGGGGTCACCACAAATATTTGGACCAAAACCGACGAGTCCAGCAGCTGTATCAATGGAAATCTGAATCCCCGCTAATTGAGTGTTGCCAAGAATGGAGAATAGAGTTTTAGACGACGACGGGGCAAATGCAAGACAAAAAATGTCGACATCCACTTCAACAAGAACGTTGCTTGGCGGAAGGCTCAGAGTTAGTCCGGTTGAAAAGTTTAAGAACACGCTGGGTACATGAACCGAGTCTACCCCGGATGATATGTTATAACATGTATCCAAATCATACTTTTTGGAGGCCCGAGTGAGGTTCATGGCTTGAGCAATGAAAGCGTTTCGAAACGCCTTATAAGCCAACTTTGGAAGCCTGCTCACTTTGGTACCCGAATCCAAAACAACTCCCCCGTCACCCTTtctagtcaaccgaaaaatgctttccgGAATGGGTACCCGCGGTTGCCGTCGGTTGCCGTCGGTTGTGGACCAAAGGCACCCATGCAGGTCCTTGGGGTAGCTCTCCAACAAGACCATGCCCAAACTCCAACCACCCGGATGACCCCGCGGCCGTGGAGGCTCGATGTGGCAAACAGTAACTAAAGATGCTACCAGCCAAGCCACGGAGTTGAAGTTGGCTCAACAAAGACATGGGCCCTTTTCCAATACCAAGCAATCCGTCTGTTCCAACGAACGACCCACTATTCTCATGTGCGCACCCCATGATTATGTTTGAAATATTGGCGAGCTCTAACGTTAGTGTTTCCCGCACAAGCGTGCCCATGGAATTGGACATGTCACCATAGGTCAAGTTGTATTGGCACTGACCTTGGTGGCAACCAGGCTTCCGGAGGCCGTCACAGACTGCGGAGCCGCAGGCCACTGTGGCAAAGGAAGCAGACCCAGCTGGGTTGAATATCGGGTCTGGCTGTGGGTAACACTTACATGGGTTGCATTGAATCCACGTAAGGTCACTTCCGGAATCAAAGATCAGATATTGGGTCTTCGGAGGGGTGCCCACACCTATTTGAATGAGATATTGGGTAACCCCTAGAGGCAAACCTGAAAGTATACCGGTCCCAAGAATGTCCACCGGAGTAGCACCAAGTGTATCATTAGTAATACTACTGAGGCGGCGATGGACTACTCTCAGCCTCCATTTTTCCTTGCTAGTCATGTTTGCATGTGACAGGGTAGAGGTAGAAGTGGAAGTGAAGGAGGAGGTGAGGTGGAGGTGCAACACAACGACCACCACCACCATTGGTCTAGGTGATAAGAGCTGCATGACGTTTACAGTAAATGGGAGCTGTTTAGAGTTTGGTAGTGAGAGAGGATGAGATTCCGAACGATCTTGGATGCAGGGCAAGCTGTTTGTGATATGTCTAGCTAAGAGCGGGATAGAGAGGGCTGAGGAGGAGTTGTTATTGAGGTTGAAGAGAAACTAACACCACCCAACTATTTATAGCGGATGACTAAATCATGGCCCGTCATCGTCGCAAATGCTTGATTGCCA carries:
- the LOC133862665 gene encoding protein ASPARTIC PROTEASE IN GUARD CELL 2-like; this encodes MVVVVVVLHLHLTSSFTSTSTSTLSHANMTSKEKWRLRVVHRRLSSITNDTLGATPVDILGTGILSGLPLGVTQYLIQIGVGTPPKTQYLIFDSGSDLTWIQCNPCKCYPQPDPIFNPAGSASFATVACGSAVCDGLRKPGCHQGQCQYNLTYGDMSNSMGTLVRETLTLELANISNIIMGCAHENSGSFVGTDGLLGIGKGPMSLLSQLQLRGLAGSIFSYCLPHRASTAAGSSGWLEFGHGLVGELPQGPAWVPLVHNRRQPTATAGTHSGKHFSVD